Proteins encoded within one genomic window of Arachis ipaensis cultivar K30076 chromosome B08, Araip1.1, whole genome shotgun sequence:
- the LOC107612528 gene encoding GATA transcription factor 11: protein MSEDVGNNMKDSWFFEKNFNGLSDEAFDDVFSFLDFPLEDVEPNVVEEDWDAQFKRIEPCYDVFSVSSTVLCSDKTQNEKPQLGGSFSGSSNEVSPIKQLDETAGLDVGKTILNQNSSLNGKDLHQLQTYSPVSVFESSSTSSAENSNFDLPAIPVKRARSKRQRASSFSPLFVIPSVPTSPAWQIYEMKVDPESNLGTHHAGKSLNNTKKQRKKDLPVLSVHNDMKRSSSQEPVPTRKCMHCEVTKTPQWREGPMGPKTLCNACGVRYRSGRLFPEYRPAASPTFVPSVHSNCHKKVIEMRSKGIQASLRNPLSAMSNLHGNSVG, encoded by the exons ATGTCTGAG GATGTTGGTAATAATATGAAGGACTCTTGGTTTTTCGAGAAGAATTTTAATGGCCTGTCCGACGAGGCTTTTGATGATGTCTTCAGCTTTTTAGATTTCCCGTTGGAAGATGTGGAACCGAATGTTGTTGAAGAAGACTGGGATGCTCAGTTTAAACGCATTGAGCCATGTTATGATGTTTTTTCGGTGTCATCGACTGTGCTCTGTAGTGATAAAACCCAAAATGAAAAGCCACAACTTGGGGGAAGTTTCTCTGGTTCT AGTAATGAGGTTTCTCCAATAAAACAGCTGGATGAGACTGCTGGATTGGATGTTGGAAAAACCATTCTGAACCAGAATTCATCTCTCAATGGAAAAGATTTGCATCAACTTCAAACCTACAGCCCAGTTTCTGTTTTTGAAAGCAGTAGTACTTCTTCAGCTGAGAATTCCAACTTTGATCTACCTGCCATCCCGGTAAAGCGTGCTCGAAGCAAGCGCCAGCGTGCATCGAGCTTCAGTCCTCTATTTGTGATTCCTTCTGTTCCTACTTCACCGGCTTGGCAAATTTATGAAATGAAAGTTGACCCGGAATCAAATTTAGGGACACACCATGCCGGGAAATCATTAAACAACACGAAAAAACAGAGGAAAAAGGATCTCCCTGTGCTTTCAGTTCACAATGACATGAAAAGATCTTCATCACAGGAGCCAGTTCCCACCAGAAAATGCATGCATTGCGAGGTGACAAAGACCCCACAGTGGAGAGAGGGACCGATGGGTCCAAAGACGCTGTGCAATGCCTGCGGTGTTCGATACAGGTCTGGTCGCCTCTTCCCCGAATACCGGCCAGCAGCTAGCCCCACTTTTGTACCATCAGTGCATTCAAACTGTCATAAGAAGGTCATAGAGATGAGAAGCAAAGGAATCCAGGCAAGCCTTAGGAATCCATTGTCGGCGATGTCAAACCTTCATGGAAATTCTGTAGGATAA
- the LOC107612527 gene encoding protein ENHANCED DISEASE RESISTANCE 2 (The sequence of the model RefSeq protein was modified relative to this genomic sequence to represent the inferred CDS: added 27 bases not found in genome assembly), whose product MASTSSATTTDGDAAAAGGRMEGWLYLIRSNRIGLQFSRKRYFVLDGNNLRSFKSSANQDPVRSAIVDSCIRVMDNGRESINRKVFFMFTLYNSSNHNDRLKLGASRPEEAARWIQSIHEASLKGAPDTGDEAIGCSKRRWQSFRLSGSSSRCHPNSVDWTASSFDVIAPSPWTIFGCQNGLRLFKEAKDRDSVAKKWDDHPAIMAVGVVDGTSEAVFQTLMSLGPSRSEWDFCFYKGSVVEHLDGHTDIIHKQLYSDWLPWGMKRRDLLLRRYWRREDDGTYVILYHSVFHKKCPPQNGYVRACLKSGGYVVSPVNKGKQSVVKHMLAIDWKSWRSYIKPSSARSITIKMLGRVAALRELLKAKLGNCPPSDYSSGELIRKSGLRLNGGEISSDTEIQAGDEDANDNFDEEVDQTQEERASLVSMNDADDKFYDVLEPSDCDEPENEWMAECSHQKTQKLSTAASFVRRLHDLAVQKRGYVDLHEMAREESISCAYGSTLPKDPTCTLPCSLTETDPSTFLIRGENYLVDGKKVKAKGTLMQLVAADWLRSDRREDDLAGRPGSIVQKYAAQGGPEFFFIINIQVPGSTTYSLALYYMMNTPVEDAPLLESFIKGDDAFRNSRFKLIPYISKGSWIVKQSVGKKACLVGQALEIHYFQGKNYLELGIDIGSSTVARGVVSLVLGYLSHLVIEMAFLVQGNTREELPEFLLGTVRLNHLDASKSVPLKP is encoded by the exons ATGGCAAGTACCAGTAGTGCCACTACCACTGACGGAGATGCCGCCGCCGCCggaggaagaatggaaggatgGTTGTATCTCATACGCTCCAACCGTATTGGACTCCAATTCTCACGGAAGCGATACTTCGTTCTCGACGGTAACAACCTCCGCAGCTTCAAATCCTCCGCCAACCAG GATCCCGTTAGAAGTGCTATTGTAGATTCCTGCATTCGTGTGATGGATAACGGGAGGGAGAGCATTAACAGAAAA GTGTTCTTCATGTTCACACTGTATAATTCTTCAAATCACAATGATCGATTAAAG TTAGGAGCAAGCCGTCCTGAAGAAGCAGCCAGGTGGATTCAGTCTATTCATGAAGCATCTTTGAAG GGTGCCCCTGATACTGGAGATGAGGCTATAGGTTGTTCTAAGAGGAGATGGCAATCCTTTAG ACTAAGTGGATCTTCTAGTAGATGTCACCCAAATTCTGTAGACTGGACAGCTTCTTCTTTTGACGTTATTGCCCCTTCACCCTGGACAATCTTTGGTTGCCAGAATG GTTTACGACTATTCAAGGAAGCAAAGGACAGAGATTCGGTTGCAAAG AAATGGGATGATCACCCAGCAATAATGGCAGTTGGAGTAGTTGATGGAACTTCAGAAGCCGTTTTCCAGACTCTTATGTCTCTTGGTCCTTCAAGATCAGA ATGGGATTTCTGTTTCTACAAGGGGAGTGTAGTCGAACACCTAGATGGTCACACTGACATTATTCACAAACAGCTATATAGTGATTGGTTGCCTTG GGGAATGAAACGGAGAGATCTCTTGTTGCGACGCTATTGGAGGAGAGAAGATGATGGAACCTATG TTATTCTTTACCACTCTGTGTTTCACAAAAAGTGTCCTCCTCAAAATGGCTACGTTCGTGCCTGCCTTAAAA GTGGAGGTTATGTTGTATCACCAGTGAACAAAGGAAAGCAATCGGTTGTAAAGCATATGCTTGCTATTGATTGGAAGTCATGGAGATCTTATATTAAACCTTCTTCAGCACGTTCCATTACGATTAAAATGCTTGGCAGAGTTGCTG CATTACGGGAGTTATTGAAAGCTAAGCTAGGAAATTGTCCTCCTTCTGATTATTCATCTGGAGAATTGATAAGAAAAAGTGGGCTTCGTCTAAATGGAGGAGAAATAAGCTCTGATACCGAAATTCAGGCTGGAGATGAGGACGCTAATGATAACTTTGATGAAGAAGTAGATCAAACACAAGAAGAGCGTGCAAGCCTTGTTAGTATGAATGATGCAGATGACAAGTTTTACGATGTTCTAGAACCATCGGACTGTGATGAGCCAGAAAATGAATGGATGGCCGAATGTAGTCACCAAAAGACTCAG AAGTTATCAACTGCAGCTAGTTTCGTGAGAAGATTGCATGACCTTGCAG TTCAGAAGAGGGGTTATGTAGACTTGCATGAGATGGCCAGGGAAGAGAGTATCTCATGTGCCTATGGATCCACTCTTCCAAAAGATCCTACTTGTACTTTACCTTGCAGTTTGACAGAAACAGATCCTTCTACATTCCTGATTCGTGGAGAAAATTATCTAGTTGACGGCAAGAAG GTTAAAGCAAAGGGAACCTTGATGCAATTGGTTGCTGCAGATTGGCTGAGATCTGATAGAAGGGAAGATGATCTTGCCGGCCGTCCTGGGAGCATTGTGCAG AAATATGCAGCACAGGGTGGGCCTGAGTTCTTCTTCATTATAAACATTCAG GTTCCAGGTTCTACTACATATAGCCTTGCACTATACTATATGATGAATACCCCTGTGGAAGATGCTCCCTTGCTAGAGAGTTTTATAAAGGGTGATGATGCCTTCAGAAATTCGAGATTTAAACTTATACCATATATATCTAAG GGGAAGAAGGCATGCCTAGTTGGTCAAGCATTGGAAATCCACTATTTTCAGGGGAAGAACTATTTGGAG CTTGGGATTGATATTGGATCATCAACTGTCGCAAGAGGTGTGGTGAGTCTTGTCCTTGGGTACCTCAGTCATCTGGTTATTGAGATGGCCTTTTTAGTACAG GGAAATACTCGGGAAGAGCTCCCTGAATTTCTTCTTGGTACCGTCCGGCTTAACCATCTGGATGCTTCAAAATCAGTTCCACTGAAACCATGA
- the LOC107610438 gene encoding uncharacterized protein LOC107610438: MDSQCKSDYSLFSFGDGLSTIVLLVYVDDIIIAGPDNDNIKRVEAKLKAVLKLKVLGDLKLFLGLELAKSSKGIFLSQRKYTLSLLEDTNFLGCKPASFPMDTNLMLRAVHQILRYLKSAPTQGILFSATNKFNLSVYADANWGSCLDTRRSTTGYCAFLSDSLVFWKSNKQAVVSRSSTEAEYRAIANASYEIV; the protein is encoded by the exons ATGGATTCACAGTGTAAAAGTGATTACTCCCTATTTTCATTTGGTGACGGTCTGTCAACCATTGTCCTCTTGGTCTATGTCGATGACATCATCATAGCTGGACCCGACAATGACAACATCAAAAGAGTTGAAGCGAAACTGAAGGCAGTCTTGAAGCTCAAAGTTCTCGGTGACTTAAAATTATTCCTTGGTTTGGAGTTGGCGAAATCCAGCAAGGGAATTTTTTTGTCCCAACGTAAATACACCCTTTCACTACTAGAGGACACCAATTTCTTGGGTTGCAAACCTGCTTCCTTTCCCATGGATACAAATTTGATGCTTCGCGCAG TTCACCAAATTCTTCGGTACCTTAAGTCGGCTCCGACACAAGGCATTTTATTTTCAGCAACAAACAAATTCAATCTATCTGTTTACGCTGATGCTAATTGGGGAAGCTGCCTTGATACAAGACGTTCCACAACTGGTTACTGTGCCTTCCTTAGTGATTCTCTAGTATTCTGGAAGAGCAACAAACAAGCAGTAGTCTCCAGAAGTTCCACAGAAGCTGAATACAGGGCTATCGCGAATGCATCTTATGAAATTGTGTAG